The Nicotiana tabacum cultivar K326 chromosome 14, ASM71507v2, whole genome shotgun sequence genome contains a region encoding:
- the LOC107807584 gene encoding uncharacterized protein LOC107807584, which translates to MEVEDDLFFADLSKQISLLIMDDDEDENASAYRPSTDSLQVFSQVIHPAIRTPYVNEQNSRRESKGTGVFIPRSSHPRRKNRQGRHFSSNTKIQGHTETELNQVTYNNNLPYYNSLNPRKFS; encoded by the exons ATGGAAGTAGAAGATGATTTGTTTTTTGCAGATTTGAGCAAGCAAATCTCTCTTTTAATAatggatgatgatgaagatgaaaaCGCTTCAGCTTATCGCCCTTCTACTGACTCTCTTCAG gtATTTTCACAAGTAATCCATCCAGCTATAAGAACACCATATGTAAATGAACAGAATAGTAGAAGAGAAAGCAAAGGAACTGGAGTTTTTATCCCTCGTTCTTCACATCCAAGAAGAAAAAACAGACAAGGCAGACATTTTTCGTCCAACACCAAGATCCAAGGACACACTGAAACAGAACTGAATCAAGTCACTTATAACAATAACCTACCTTATTATAATTCACTAAATCCTAGAAAATTTTCTTAA